The Mesotoga sp. UBA6090 DNA window CCTCCCGTCACTACAAGCGAAAGTCCGCAGATCGACCTGTCGAGCGCCGCCGTTATGACCGAGATGAAGCCTCCGAAGCTGTATCCCATCAAAAAGTAAGGCGGGGGACATTCACATTTCAGGTAATTAAGAGCAGTTAATCCGTCCACAACCGCGTTTTCAAACCTTCCTCTCAGAACATCCGTTCTCGGGTCCAGAAACAGCTCGCCCGATCTGTGGCCCGCGGGCGTTCTCTCAAAATGAAAGGGGAGTATCATCATGGCACCGGAGTATCCCCATTTCGCGAAAGTCGCAGGAAACCACCTGAGATAGTCGAGATTCTTCTCGCCCCTACCGTGAAAGAAAAGAACGGTTCCCTTTTTTCCTCCACTGTAAAGATAGAGTGGAATACTTCTATTTTCGGAGAAGTTTGACGGATAATTCGACTTCAAAACTACTCTTGAGCAATCTGCGGTATCTCGTGTTTCTAAGATCTCCGGATGATCAGAATAACGTCTTGCGAAAATCTCCTTTTCCATTTACATCTACCTCTATAAAATTATATAATAATTCGATAAGCTAACCTGTATCTTCCGGGAGGAACCAATGAACACTTTAGCAGTCGCAATTGCAATTGTCGTTTTGATTTTATCTCTAAAAGTCTTTAAGGACATCTCTTTGTCGCTCCTCTTTTCCGTGATTTCTTTGGGTATTGTCCTTCTTATTTCGCCGGCAGACTATTTCGGCGCTTTTGCAAAAGAGGTAAGTGACTGGGAATTCTGGAAGGTAATCATCACTGTTTTTTCCATCTATTTGCTGGGAGAAACGATGGATAAGAGCGGTAATTCTTCGAGGTTCGTGAGAGCCGTTGAAAGACTCTTCCCTGAACCAAGGGTTTCGATTGCCTTGATGCCTGCAATAATCGGTCTACTTCCAATGCCGGGTGGGGCGATGTTTTCTGCCCCAATGGTTAAGGATCTGGCAAGATCCGATCCAACAATATCAAATGAAGACGGTCTCGTCTTTAATTACTGGTTCAGGCACGCAATGGAGTTTTTCTGGCCCCTATATC harbors:
- a CDS encoding alpha/beta hydrolase family protein, translating into MEKEIFARRYSDHPEILETRDTADCSRVVLKSNYPSNFSENRSIPLYLYSGGKKGTVLFFHGRGEKNLDYLRWFPATFAKWGYSGAMMILPFHFERTPAGHRSGELFLDPRTDVLRGRFENAVVDGLTALNYLKCECPPPYFLMGYSFGGFISVITAALDRSICGLSLVVTGGNFYHITWKSFVTGVMRVKYEEDGSCSKEKCRKLHGEDHERYIRSLESPELEIGSAPISCFEYDPLTFAKFVKCPTLINGALFDIFVPRRSTKELSEKIPDSTLRWMPSGHLTSILFKKTILKRSIDFFEGRCEGSV